The nucleotide sequence TCTCCTTCCGAAGAATATAAAGCCGTCAGAGAACTCGCTACATATCTTCTACTAAAAAGCAGCCAGGGAAACTGATGCTCACTTTGGCCCTTCCGAAAGGACGGCTTGCCGAAGAGAGTATCGAGCTCATGCTCGAACGGGGATGGCTCTCCGGTCGTCCCGATCCCGATTCCAAAGAACTTATATTTAACGACACAAAAGGAAAGGTCCGTATTTTACTGGTCCGTTCCCAGGATGTTGCGACTTACGTGGAGCAGAATTCTGCGGATGCCGGTATCGTGGGATGGGACGTATTATTGGAAGGGGGTTACGACCTTCTTCTTCCTTTGGATTTGGGAATCGGAAAATGTAGACTTTCCGTTGCGGGACCGAAAGGTTGGAACCTCAGTTCTGGCGAAAGAAAGGTCCGGGTCGCGACAAAATATCCGAATATTGCCAAGGACTTCTTCCTGAAAAAGGGGATCAACTGCGAAGTTATCAAACTGTACGGAAGTATTGAGCTCGCTCCTTTGGTGGGTTTATCCGATTGTATCGTAGATTTGGTGTCCACAGGCGGGACCCTCAGGGCCAATAATTTGGAAGAGATCGAAGTCATCATGGAATCCACGGCAAGATTGGTATTTAACCGTTCCGCTTTATATACCAAACGAGCCGAAACCGGTGAATTCCTGGATTCTTTTGCTTTAACCGAAAAACGGTTGTGAATTCCGCCTTTAAAAAAAACATAGTCGTAAATCGACCTTATATCTATAGAGAAAAACAATGGCAGTTCCTAAGAGACGAAAATCTAAATCAAAAGTGAGGATGAAACGGGCCCATCATGCGATCGGGAAACCGAATCTAGTCCCTTGCCCGAACTGTAATTCCTTCAGACCTCCTCATAGAATCTGCCCTGTTTGCGGTTTTTATAAAGACCGTGTAGTGGTAGAACCGAAAGTCAGGAAGACTAGCGAAGAGAACTAATCAATATGTGGGTCGCCGTCGATGCAATGAGCGGCGACTACGGTCCTGACAGGATCGTAGAAGGGGCCGTTAGCGCGGTAAATCAAGACGGCAGAAACGTCATACTCGTCGGTAAAGAAGAAGATATCAGCGAGATCCTCCTCAAATACGAATACGATACAAACAAGATCAGGATTGTCCATGCCAGTGAGATTATAGGCATGAATGATTCTCCATCCATTGCGGTGCGTGCAATGGAAGATTCTTCCGTTGT is from Leptospira sp. WS58.C1 and encodes:
- the hisG gene encoding ATP phosphoribosyltransferase, coding for MLTLALPKGRLAEESIELMLERGWLSGRPDPDSKELIFNDTKGKVRILLVRSQDVATYVEQNSADAGIVGWDVLLEGGYDLLLPLDLGIGKCRLSVAGPKGWNLSSGERKVRVATKYPNIAKDFFLKKGINCEVIKLYGSIELAPLVGLSDCIVDLVSTGGTLRANNLEEIEVIMESTARLVFNRSALYTKRAETGEFLDSFALTEKRL
- the rpmF gene encoding 50S ribosomal protein L32; its protein translation is MAVPKRRKSKSKVRMKRAHHAIGKPNLVPCPNCNSFRPPHRICPVCGFYKDRVVVEPKVRKTSEEN